One segment of Streptomyces sp. NBC_00576 DNA contains the following:
- a CDS encoding allene oxide cyclase barrel-like domain-containing protein, with translation MRPIRAACLGMATALVTLLACAPVAASATDTGSAHDKGGHRVITLIGRLAQQTRFPVNPGGAPAQGDRTVFRSVLSDEDGNEVGETGGTCDTTRVDNGGAEMCVVTYSLPGGQLEVQGMVFGILNPGPPPSFDNGITGGTGEYDRARGSVHADTIAPGTRRFTIDLKN, from the coding sequence ATGCGCCCCATCAGAGCAGCCTGTCTCGGCATGGCCACTGCGCTGGTCACCCTTCTCGCCTGCGCCCCTGTCGCGGCCTCCGCGACGGACACCGGTTCCGCCCACGACAAGGGCGGACACCGGGTCATCACACTCATCGGCCGGCTCGCGCAGCAGACGCGCTTCCCCGTCAACCCCGGCGGCGCCCCCGCCCAGGGCGATCGGACCGTCTTCCGCTCGGTCCTCTCCGACGAGGACGGCAACGAGGTCGGCGAAACCGGCGGCACCTGCGACACCACCCGGGTCGACAACGGCGGAGCGGAGATGTGCGTCGTGACCTACAGCCTCCCGGGCGGCCAGCTCGAGGTGCAGGGGATGGTCTTCGGCATTCTCAACCCGGGCCCTCCCCCCTCGTTCGACAACGGGATCACCGGCGGCACCGGGGAATACGACCGGGCTCGTGGCTCGGTCCACGCCGACACGATCGCTCCGGGCACGAGGCGCTTCACGATCGACCTGAAAAACTGA
- a CDS encoding DUF6228 family protein — MSSPDDGTDNEPGVVIRCHDNSSVGVELCERYSHSLDEDAVYFAVELRAPGLTARVDDVVAWAWGSGLALFLEALASDFRGWNGERSWGSDDTDLAVSAVFRTGGYVGLTWTLCPWPAASGGWAASVTTWLEAGEQMTSLAADVRRFLGEERP; from the coding sequence ATGAGTTCCCCCGACGACGGCACCGACAACGAGCCCGGCGTGGTCATCCGCTGCCACGACAACTCGTCTGTCGGCGTGGAGTTGTGCGAGCGGTACAGCCACAGCCTCGACGAAGACGCCGTGTATTTCGCCGTCGAACTGCGGGCTCCTGGCCTGACCGCTCGCGTCGACGACGTAGTGGCCTGGGCCTGGGGGAGTGGTCTCGCTCTGTTCCTGGAAGCGCTGGCGTCGGACTTCCGAGGGTGGAACGGCGAGCGGAGTTGGGGGAGCGACGACACGGACCTCGCGGTGTCGGCCGTCTTCCGGACGGGCGGTTACGTCGGGCTGACGTGGACACTGTGCCCCTGGCCGGCAGCCTCGGGCGGCTGGGCTGCCTCCGTGACCACTTGGCTGGAAGCCGGTGAGCAGATGACTTCGCTCGCGGCTGACGTCCGCCGTTTCCTCGGTGAGGAGCGGCCGTGA
- a CDS encoding SDR family NAD(P)-dependent oxidoreductase: MTPTPQSDQSPHHADAPHPHLHPLTGKVVVITGAARGQGAAEAEALARAGATVIATDVRPDGVGDCRKLDVANEADWSTLAAELREAYGHVHGLVNNAGVIQRDRLGDVRPEDFAYVQSVNTTGPLLGIQHLAPLMPPGSSIVNVGSSAALTAYYPVAYTASKWALRGVSKIAATELGPRGIRVNTVHPGYIETEMTAAATPAFREAMFRETPLGRSGTVDDIAPLVVFLLSDASSFITGAEIPVDGGLTAHGGVKTVSDAMRPAAPDQSNAG, translated from the coding sequence ATGACCCCCACCCCCCAAAGCGACCAGTCCCCCCACCACGCGGACGCCCCCCACCCTCACCTCCACCCCCTCACCGGCAAGGTCGTCGTCATAACCGGCGCCGCCCGAGGCCAGGGCGCCGCCGAAGCCGAGGCCCTGGCCCGCGCCGGAGCCACCGTGATCGCAACCGACGTACGCCCGGACGGAGTTGGGGACTGCAGGAAGCTGGACGTCGCCAACGAGGCCGACTGGTCCACCCTGGCCGCCGAACTCCGCGAGGCGTACGGGCATGTCCACGGGCTCGTCAACAACGCCGGCGTCATCCAGCGGGACCGACTCGGCGACGTACGCCCGGAGGACTTCGCGTACGTGCAGTCGGTGAACACCACCGGGCCACTGCTCGGCATCCAGCACCTCGCGCCGCTGATGCCGCCGGGCTCGTCGATCGTGAACGTCGGGTCGTCCGCGGCGCTCACCGCGTACTACCCGGTGGCGTACACGGCCAGTAAGTGGGCCTTGCGCGGGGTGTCGAAGATCGCGGCAACCGAGTTGGGGCCGCGGGGTATCCGCGTGAACACGGTGCACCCCGGCTACATCGAGACCGAGATGACCGCGGCCGCCACCCCGGCCTTCCGGGAGGCGATGTTCCGTGAGACACCGCTCGGTCGCAGCGGCACCGTCGACGACATCGCGCCCCTCGTCGTCTTCCTCCTCTCCGACGCGTCCTCCTTCATCACCGGAGCGGAGATCCCCGTGGACGGAGGCCTCACCGCGCACGGCGGAGTAAAGACCGTCTCGGACGCGATGAGGCCGGCGGCGCCGGACCAGTCGAACGCCGGGTGA